The Staphylococcus simiae genome includes the window ACAACTGAACTTGGTCGTTCTACGACTTCACCCGCTGCAATTTTATTTGCTAATGAGGTTTGTAACTCTTTAATTTTCCCCATTTGGCAACACCTCTATTTTAACTGATTTTGTAATTCATTTAATTTCACTAATGCTTCGATTGGTGTCATATTAGATAAGTTTAATCCTTTAATTTGTTGTTCAACTTCACTTTGTCTCTCAACATCAAATAAATCAAATGTCGCTTGTTCAAATGTATTATCGCTTTGCTGTTTATTATTATCTTGCTTAATTATTTGTTGTTGGTCATCATTATTTTCTACATTTGATGTCGAAGTTATAGGTGAAATTTCTTTATTATTAGTTTCTTGCTCAAATTCATTAAGTATTACTTGTGCTCTATTGATAACTTGTTCAGGTAAATCAGCTAATTTTGCAACTTGAATTCCATAACTATCATCATCCGCTCCATCTTTAACTTTATGTAAGAAGATTAACTCTCCTTTATATTCATTGGCAGCTACATGCACATTTTTTAAATTTGGCAATACTTGATCTAACGTTGTCAGTTCATGATAATGTGTTGAAAATAATGTTTTAGCATGCGATGTCTGTGCTACATATTCAATCATCGCTTGAGCAAGTGCTAAACCATCATATGTAGAAGTACCTCTACCTATCTCATCAAAAATGATTAAACTATCTTCTGTAGCATATGTTAATGCTTTTTGGGCTTCTAACATTTCAACCATGAATGTACTTTTACCAGAAACTAAATCATCCGCTGCACCAATACGTGTAAAAATTTGATCAAATATTGGTAATATAGCTGATTCACAAGGAACATAAGCCCCCATTTGAGCCATAATACTAATAATAGCTACTTGTCTCATATATGTGGATTTACCTGACATATTTGGTCCAGTAATTAAATATATGAAGGTATCTTGATCTAGCAAACAATCATTAGGTACATAATCATTGTAGTCCATCACCCTCTCAACAACAGGATGTCTAGAATCGATTAACTTTAATTCTTTACTTTCACTGAACTCAGGTCTTGAATAATTATATTTTTGTGCAATTTCAGCAAAGCTTTGTAAACAGTCTAATTCTGAAATAATTTTAGCTTGTTGTTGTAAGCGTTCTGTATATTTTTTTACTTCTTCACGCAGCGTGACAAATAATTGATATTCTAATTCAACCGCTTTATCTTCTGCACCTAATATAATATCTTCTTTTTCCTTTAATTCATCAGTGATAAAACGCTCCGCATTTGATAAAGTTTGCTTCCTCATATAACCAAAATTAACAGGTTCTATATTTTGCAAATTCGCTCGTGTTATTTCTATAAAATAACCAAAGACTTTATTAAAACTTATCTTTAACGATTTAATGCCTGTTCTTTCTCTTTCTTTCTGTTGCAATTCTGCTAACCAAGATTTACCATTTTTAGATGCTTCTAAATACTCATCTAATTGATGATTGAATCCTACTTTAAATAATCCGCCATCTTTAATAGATATTGGTGGTTCTTCAACTAAGCTATTCTCTAGTACTTCTAATAAATCATCTAATGGTTCTAACTGATTAATTTTAGCTAATGATTGATGATTCATAGAATCTAGCAAAGCTTTAATATTTGGTATTTCAGAAATTGAATGTTTAAGTTGGATTAAATCTCTAGCATTAACATTACCATAACTTACTCTACCTACTAATCTTTCGATATCGTATACTTGATTTAAATAATGACGTAATGTATCTCTTTCTACAAATTGTTCGCTAAATGCTTCAACAATATTTAAACGTTCTTCAATTTGTTCTTTATTAATTAATGGTCTATCAATCCATTGTTTAAGTCTTCTGGCACCCATTGGTGTCTTCGTTTCATCCATCAACCATAAAAGTGTCCCTTTTTTTGATTTTAAACGAATACTTTCAGTTAACTCTAAATTACGTTTGGCATAAAAATCCATTTTCATATAATCGATAGCAGCATAAAATTCAGCATCTTCAATATGTGATAAATCTCTTTTTTGCGTATGATGAATGTAATCTAATAGTAATTGGGTTGCACTATGCATTAATGGTTGTTCTACTTGTCGATTGAAATCATACATCTCTGTAGATATTTGTTCTCGCAATGTAATTGTTTCTGTAACCATATTGATTTGTCTTTTTAAGTCATCTGTCAAAAGTTTATTAACTACAACTTCATTAGGATTAATAGTGGTAATTTCATTTAATAATGTTGCTTCATCATTAAATAAAGTCACTTTTAGTTCTCCTGTTGAAACATCACAATAGCTTAGGGCAATTTGTGGATAATCCGTCATAAAACTTAAAATATAATTATTCTGTTTATCATCCACACCACCTTGTTCCATTACTGTACCAGGTGTAACTATCCTAACAACTTCTCGTTTGACCATCCCTTTGGTTTGCCTTGGATCCTCCATTTGTTCACATATAGCTACTTTGTAACCGTTATTTATCAGCGTTTCAATATAGCTGTCAGCTGAATGATATGGTACGCCACACATTGGAATAGGATTTTCTTTTTTAGCGTCTCGTTTTGTTAAGGTGATTTCAAGCACTCTTGATGCTTCTTTGGCATCATCAAAAAACATTTCATAGAAATCTCCCAATCTAAAAAATAACAAACAATCTTGATATTCTGATTTTATTTTTAGATATTGTTGCATCATAGGTGTTACGTTAGACATTTATTTGTTCACAACCTCATTATTTTTATATTTTATAATTGAATTTTCCACTCAAATATAGCTGACAAAGTTAATTTGTATGAGTTATTTAACTCGTATATTTTAACATAATTAAAGTGACAAACATATCGAAAGCTTATTATGAAAAAACGCCCAATACTCGTTAAACGCAACATTAGTAATCAAAAATCATTGTTACTATGCTGAATAAGTATGGACGTATAAATATATTAATTTATTTTTTATTCAAGAATTTATCTAATATGCCACGTTTTTTTAATGTAATCAATAAGAAATAACTTATTAAAGCACCGATAGCACTAGATACAATAAATGTAATCATCAATGGTTTAATTAAAAAGTCATCAAAACCAATAAAATAGGCAAGTGGTATACAGACAAGACTACCAATAATACCAGTACCAAGTACTTCTCCAACAGCAGCCATAAAAATGTGTTTGCGATAAAAATAAAATGCACTGGCTAACAATACACCAATCATACTTCCCGGAAAAGCAAAAACACTACCAGTACCGAATAATAATCTTATTACTGAAGAAATAAGGGCTTGAGCTAATCCATACCAGGGACCAACTAAAACTGCACTTAATACATTAACAAAATGTTGTACTGGGGCGGCTTTAACAGGACCTAAAGGAATGATAATAATACTACTCAATACTACATTAACCGCTATTAACAGTGCAGTGATAGTTAGTTTTCTAGATTTCATATAATTAAGCTCCTTTTTCTTTAGTTAATTATGTTATTACATGTTGTTATATTGATTTAACCGCTTCTCCATCGTCGAAATAAACATTTGTAACAATTCATTGGCCTCAAATTGAGAAACTCTAAATTGTTCAACAATTGGTAAACTATTAATCTCTTCTTCTAGATGATGAATGTTGTCTTCAGATTGTTGCAATGCAAATTGTTGGCCATAATTTTGAAAATTAACTGATTGCTTTTGATATTTTTTTAATGTCGTCATTTTCTGTTGAATATTTTGATTACGATGTATTTGTTCTTCGACCATTCGATATTGCTTAATCGTATCTAACTGTTGAATTTTTTTAGCTATATTATCGGCTCGTTGTAATATTTCTTCTTTATCATACATTTTATTGTGCCACCATTTCAGGCTTAACTTCTCTAATGAATGTACCATTAAGTGAATATTGTTTAGCTTCATCAATTTGAACTTCAACCAATTTACCAATCATTGCTTTAGGTGCTTTAAAGTTCACTAATTTATTTTTATCAGTATATCCTGCTAATACTGTTTCATCTTTTTTACTGCTACCTTCACATAAGACAGTAACAATTTGTCCTTCATATTGGCTCATAGCGCGTTGTGAATATTCTCCAACTTTTTTATTAAGTCGTTGTAAGCGCTCCTTTTTGACATCTAAAGGAACATTATCAGTCATTTTAGCAGCAGGTGTGCCATCACGTTGTGAATATAAATAAGTGTAAGCATGTTCAAAGGCAACTTCATCATAAAGTGTTAATGTTTCTTCAAATTGTTCTTCACTTTCATTTGGATAACCAACAATAATGTCTGTAGTTAGCGCAACATTAGGAATTTTAGCTTTAATTCTTGAAACTAAGTCCAGGTAGCTTTCGCGAGTATATTTTCTACCCATAATTTTAAGTACTTTATTATTACCTGATTGTACTGGAAGATGAATATGAGGAACAATATTGCCACCTTCTGCTATAACATCAATCATATGATCAGTAAAATCCCATGGGTGACTTGTTGTAAATCTAACTCTTGGAATAGCGATTTTTGAGATATCTTGTAATAAATCTCCTAATCCATAAGACATATCTTGCAAGTCTTTACCATAAGAGTTAACATTTTGCCCTAATAAAGTAATTTCTTGGTATCCTTCACGAGCTAATTCTCTTACTTCATCTATAATATCTTGCGGTCTTCTACTACGTTCTTTCCCTCTAGTAAATGGCACAATACAATATGTACAAAACTTATCACAGCCATACATAATATTAACCCATGCTTTGATATTACCTTCACGGACTTTTGGAAGATTTTCAATAACATCCCCCTCTTTTGACCACACTTCAACAACCATTGCTTTAGAAAGATATGCCTCTTCTAAAATTTCTGGTAAATGATGTATGTTATGTGTCCCAAAAATCATATCTACATTTTGGTAAGATTTCAAAATTTTATTAACTACTGATTCTTCTTGTGACATACATCCACAAACGCCGATTAATATATCTGGACGTTCTTTCTTAAGATGCTTTAAGTTACCAATTTCACTAAAAACTTTATTTTCTGCATTTTCTCTGATGGCACAAGTATTAATTAAAATGACATCTGCAGTGTTAATATCTGAAGTAGCTTTATATCCAAGCGCTTCTAAAATACCTGCCAACACTTCAGTATCATGTGCATTCATCTGACAGCCATATGTTTTTATTAAAAATGTACGGTTTTCTCCCATACCACGATATTTTTCATCAATTTGAAAGTCTCTATTATATTGTATTTCTTGCTTTCCACGTTTTTTTGCTTCTTTTAAACTGGGTGGTTGATATATTTGTTCAAAATATTTGCTGTAATCTTTTTCAGCTTTGTTATCACGTTCTTTTAATATATCAACAGAACTAGACTTTCTTTGTTCTTCATTCACTTTGCAAAATCCTTTCTATATGCCCATATCATTACATCATTATATTAAATTTATCATCAAAGTGCAAAATGCTAAAAATTCAGAATGGAGTAGAAATAAGTTTTTAACATATATTTCATTGTCCACTCTAGCCAAACTATCTATGATTATAAAGGTAAATTTATTAATATTCTTAACCTCGATAGTTACAGTCAATTGCATAATTTTAAGTATATAATGCTTTTACTCCACACTCTTGACAGAAGAACTATTTCGAATTTTATTAATCATATTTTTCAGTTAGCGTTTCAATACTAATACCTTCTGGTACGTGATAAAACTTGACTTGGCTAATTATACTCGGACATTGTAATTCAACCATTTTATCATTTAAAGTTTGTATTAAAATTAAACACTCATTCATATCACCTTGTACTGTTGTTTCTAATGCACCAACTCTATAATTAAGTCCAGATTGATCAATAATAGCAATTGCTTCGTCTACATAAGGTATTACATTATCATTATTTGGCGTTCTAGGAATAATTTGAATACTCATTAATGTATCTTGCATTTTACATCTCTCCAATTTATAAATTTAGTATTATCTTTACTTATACTTATTTAGTCTTTAATAAAATAATAAGGATCACTGACAAACGCACTAATTATTGTGATCGTCTTTCAACTTTGATTGGAAATTTTCATTATGTTTACGTACCATTGCTGAACTATTAATTGTGTTAACTTGGTTAGCTACTTGCAATTTTGACTTTTTATTACTCTAGTTACTACTAAAAAGATTAACAGTTAACATGTATTTTTATTATATCAGTCTATTCTAAAAAATAGACAAACGATTGTGTTTCATATGTATAAAAAACTGAGTAATTTAAATGAAACTCATATTCATTTAAAAGACTCAGTTTTTATTTTTAAATAAATTGTTCAGTTAATTCATTAAATGTATCTTGAGAGATTTCGATATCTCGCTTAGCTAACGGTGTATCTTCTAATTCTGTTATTTGTGATTCATATGAAGGTGTTTCAGTATCTTGGTACACAATACCTTTGACTAATGATTCATGATCAATAACAGTTTTCATTGCGAGTTGTTTGTCTGATGTATCATAATCTTCAATATCATCCAAACTTACTAAGTGCTCTTTAAACCAATCATAAGTATTGATTTTATTATACGTTACACATGGTGAGAAAACATTAACAAATGAAAAGCCATCGTGATTGATTGCATCTTCTATTAATTTTGTTAATGCTTTAATATCACTAGAAAAGCCTTGTGCTACAAATGTCGCTCCTGAAGATAATGCTAATTCTAACGGTGCTACATTTTTCTCAATATTTCCTTTTGGAGTTGTTTTAGTAACAAAACCTACTGCTGATGAAGGTGAAGTCTGACCTTTGGTTAAGCCATAAATTTGGTTGTCCATAACAATATAAGTCATATTCATGTTTCTACGTAAAGCATGGATTGTATGACCCATACCTATAGCATAGCCATCTCCATCTCCACCTGAAGCAATTACTGTTAAATCTTTATTAGCCATTTTAACACCTTGTGCTAATGGTAGTGCTCGACCGTGTATAGAGTGCACACCGTATGAGTTAATGTACCCTGATAAACGTCCTGAGCAACCAATTCCAGTAATAATAGCCACATCTTCTGGTTCTAATCCAATGTTTGCTGCAGCTTTTTGAATAGCAGCTTGAACTGAAAAGTCACCACAACCAGGGCACCAATTGGGCTTTACATTATTTCTAAAATCTTTAAATGTAGCCACTTATACCATCTCCTTAATTTTTTTTACTACTTCTTGACCTTTTTCCACTATCTCATGTGGTAAGAATGGTGTCCCATCATATTTTGTATAATTTACTAATTTATCATGTATGTTGACATTCATTTTTAAAATACTGGCAAGTTGTCCTTGATAATTGTGTTCAGCTACAATAACTTTATCTGCCTGATTGACAGCTTGTTGAACGATTGACGTTGGGAATGGATGTAATTGTCTAATTTGCATTGTATTTACTTTAATTCCTTCATTTTCAAGTCGTTCACTACCTTCAACAATCGCACCTTTAGTTGAAATAAAACCAATATATAATATGTCAGCATGCTCATGATTTATCTGTGCTTCAACAGGTTCATTAATTAATAGATGTTCTGTTTTGTGCATACGTTTATCCATTTGTTGTT containing:
- the mutS gene encoding DNA mismatch repair protein MutS; the encoded protein is MSNVTPMMQQYLKIKSEYQDCLLFFRLGDFYEMFFDDAKEASRVLEITLTKRDAKKENPIPMCGVPYHSADSYIETLINNGYKVAICEQMEDPRQTKGMVKREVVRIVTPGTVMEQGGVDDKQNNYILSFMTDYPQIALSYCDVSTGELKVTLFNDEATLLNEITTINPNEVVVNKLLTDDLKRQINMVTETITLREQISTEMYDFNRQVEQPLMHSATQLLLDYIHHTQKRDLSHIEDAEFYAAIDYMKMDFYAKRNLELTESIRLKSKKGTLLWLMDETKTPMGARRLKQWIDRPLINKEQIEERLNIVEAFSEQFVERDTLRHYLNQVYDIERLVGRVSYGNVNARDLIQLKHSISEIPNIKALLDSMNHQSLAKINQLEPLDDLLEVLENSLVEEPPISIKDGGLFKVGFNHQLDEYLEASKNGKSWLAELQQKERERTGIKSLKISFNKVFGYFIEITRANLQNIEPVNFGYMRKQTLSNAERFITDELKEKEDIILGAEDKAVELEYQLFVTLREEVKKYTERLQQQAKIISELDCLQSFAEIAQKYNYSRPEFSESKELKLIDSRHPVVERVMDYNDYVPNDCLLDQDTFIYLITGPNMSGKSTYMRQVAIISIMAQMGAYVPCESAILPIFDQIFTRIGAADDLVSGKSTFMVEMLEAQKALTYATEDSLIIFDEIGRGTSTYDGLALAQAMIEYVAQTSHAKTLFSTHYHELTTLDQVLPNLKNVHVAANEYKGELIFLHKVKDGADDDSYGIQVAKLADLPEQVINRAQVILNEFEQETNNKEISPITSTSNVENNDDQQQIIKQDNNKQQSDNTFEQATFDLFDVERQSEVEQQIKGLNLSNMTPIEALVKLNELQNQLK
- the thiW gene encoding energy coupling factor transporter S component ThiW, yielding MKSRKLTITALLIAVNVVLSSIIIIPLGPVKAAPVQHFVNVLSAVLVGPWYGLAQALISSVIRLLFGTGSVFAFPGSMIGVLLASAFYFYRKHIFMAAVGEVLGTGIIGSLVCIPLAYFIGFDDFLIKPLMITFIVSSAIGALISYFLLITLKKRGILDKFLNKK
- a CDS encoding RicAFT regulatory complex protein RicA family protein → MYDKEEILQRADNIAKKIQQLDTIKQYRMVEEQIHRNQNIQQKMTTLKKYQKQSVNFQNYGQQFALQQSEDNIHHLEEEINSLPIVEQFRVSQFEANELLQMFISTMEKRLNQYNNM
- the miaB gene encoding tRNA (N6-isopentenyl adenosine(37)-C2)-methylthiotransferase MiaB, whose product is MNEEQRKSSSVDILKERDNKAEKDYSKYFEQIYQPPSLKEAKKRGKQEIQYNRDFQIDEKYRGMGENRTFLIKTYGCQMNAHDTEVLAGILEALGYKATSDINTADVILINTCAIRENAENKVFSEIGNLKHLKKERPDILIGVCGCMSQEESVVNKILKSYQNVDMIFGTHNIHHLPEILEEAYLSKAMVVEVWSKEGDVIENLPKVREGNIKAWVNIMYGCDKFCTYCIVPFTRGKERSRRPQDIIDEVRELAREGYQEITLLGQNVNSYGKDLQDMSYGLGDLLQDISKIAIPRVRFTTSHPWDFTDHMIDVIAEGGNIVPHIHLPVQSGNNKVLKIMGRKYTRESYLDLVSRIKAKIPNVALTTDIIVGYPNESEEQFEETLTLYDEVAFEHAYTYLYSQRDGTPAAKMTDNVPLDVKKERLQRLNKKVGEYSQRAMSQYEGQIVTVLCEGSSKKDETVLAGYTDKNKLVNFKAPKAMIGKLVEVQIDEAKQYSLNGTFIREVKPEMVAQ
- a CDS encoding thiamine-binding protein; protein product: MQDTLMSIQIIPRTPNNDNVIPYVDEAIAIIDQSGLNYRVGALETTVQGDMNECLILIQTLNDKMVELQCPSIISQVKFYHVPEGISIETLTEKYD
- a CDS encoding 2-oxoacid:ferredoxin oxidoreductase subunit beta, with product MATFKDFRNNVKPNWCPGCGDFSVQAAIQKAAANIGLEPEDVAIITGIGCSGRLSGYINSYGVHSIHGRALPLAQGVKMANKDLTVIASGGDGDGYAIGMGHTIHALRRNMNMTYIVMDNQIYGLTKGQTSPSSAVGFVTKTTPKGNIEKNVAPLELALSSGATFVAQGFSSDIKALTKLIEDAINHDGFSFVNVFSPCVTYNKINTYDWFKEHLVSLDDIEDYDTSDKQLAMKTVIDHESLVKGIVYQDTETPSYESQITELEDTPLAKRDIEISQDTFNELTEQFI